The following is a genomic window from Bosea sp. RAC05.
CACGTCATTCCCGGGCGGCGCTCTGCGCCGACCCGGGAATCTCGATCAGGAGATGCTCGGGTCGAGCCCGAGCATGACGAACAGTTCGACCTACTTCACGAACGTCCCGCCGAGTTCGTCCTCGATATGGATGCGGATGATCTCGTCGAAGCTCGACTCGGCCTTGAAGCCGAGTGCGATCGCCCGCTGCGGGTCGAAATTGCGCGGCCAGCCCTCGACGATCTTGTCGATCACCGGATCGGGCACGCGCTTGATGCGCGCCACGACGCCGTCGCCCGCGACCTTGCGCAGCGCCTCGATCTGCTCGGCCACCGTGCAGGAATAGCCCGGCATGTTCAGCGCGCGGCGGGGACCGACGGCCGCCAGGTCCATGGTCGCGGCATGGAGCAGGAAATTGACGGCCGAGCGCGGCGAGGCGTGCCAATGGCGCACCTGGTCCGACACGGGGAGCACCGCGTCGATGCCGTTCAGCGGCTCGCGGATGATGTTGGAGAAGAAGCCCGACGCCGCCTTGTTGGGCGATCCCGGCCGCACGCAGATCGTCGGGAAGCGGATGCTGAGCCCGTCGAAGAAGCCGCGGCGCGAATAATCGGAGAGCAGCAGTTCGCAGATCGCCTTCTGCGTGCCGTAGCTGGTCAGCGGCGTCGTGAAGAACTCGTCGCCGATCTTGTCGTGGAACGGCGCACCGAACACGGCGACCGACGAGGTGAAGACCACCCGCGGCTTGTAGCCGTCGCCGGTCAGGCGGATCGCCTCGAACAGGAAGCGCGTGCCGTCGAGGTTGATCTTGTAGCCCTTCTCGAAATCGGCCTCGGCCTCGCCCGAGACGACCGCCGCCAGATGCACGATGAGCCCGGGCCGCGAGGCGATCAGCTTCTCAGCCTCGCCGGGAACCGACAGATCCGAGACGATGGCATCAAAAGCGAAGGCCGCGCCCTTGGGCGCCTGCGCCGGGACGACGTCCTGCGCCGTCACCTTCGCGATCGGCTTTCCGCCGAGAGCGCCGTCACGGGCGAGACGCTCGATGAATTTGCGGCCGGCCATGCCGGCCCCACCGAGAACGAGAATATGCATGGGCTTCCTCCCTGTTGTTGTTCTTGTGCGCTCAGAGAGCGAAGCCGCCATCGGCGAGATGGATCTGGCCGGTGGTGTAGCTCGCCTCGTCGGAGGCGAGGTAGACGGCGAGCCAGGCGATCTCCTGCGCCGTGCCGAGCCGGCCCATCGGCTGACGGTCGATGAAGGCCTGCCGCGCGGCGGCTTCCGTGGTCTTGGTCGAGGTCGCCAGATCCTTGATGCGCTGGTCAAGCGAGGGCGACTGGATCGTGCCCGGGCAGATCGCGTTCGAGCGGATGCCCTTCTTGATGAAGTCGGCCGCGACCGCCTTGGTCAGCCCGATCACCGCCGCCTTGGTCGTGCCATAGGCGTAGCGGTTCGGGATGCCGCGGACAGAACCCGCGCCCGAGGCGATGTTGACGATCGAGCCCGCGCCCTTCGCCAGCATGCCCGGCAGGAACGCCTTGATCGTGCGGTGCATCGAGGTGACGTTGAGGTCGAAGGAGAAATCCCAGGCCTTGTCGTCGGTGTCGAGCACCGTGCCATGGTGGACGTAGCCGGCGGCGTTGACGAGGATGTCGATCGTCCCGACCTTCGCCGCGAACGCCTCGACCGCCTTGTTGGAGAGCACGTCGAGCTTGCGCTTCTTCGCCTTGGGAATGCCCTCGAGCAGCGTGACGTCCTTGTCGGTCGCCCAGACGGTCGCGCCCTCGGCGACGAAGGCCTCCGCGATCGCGCGCCCGATGCCCTGGCCGGCGGCGGTGACGACCGCGACCTTGCCCTTCAAACGTCCTGCCATGCTGTTGTCCTCGCCTTCGCGTTTCTTGGTGGTGACATCAGGCCTGCGCGGCCCTGAAGCTCTCGAGACGCGCCTTCTGATGGCCGTCTGAATCAAAATTGCCCGGATCGAGCCAGGCCTCGAAGGCGGCGTTGACCGCCGGCCATTCGCTGTCGAGGATCGAGAACCAGGCGGTGTCGCGGTTGCGGCCCTTGACCACCATGTGCTGGCGGAAAAGGCCCTCATAGCGGAAGCCGAAGCGCAGCGCCGCGCGCTTGGACGGCTCGTTCAAATTGTTGCACTTCCACTCGAAGCGCCGGTAGCCGAGCGCGAAACCGTAGCCGCCGCAAAGATGGATCGCCTCGGTGGCAACGCGGGTCCGCTGCAGTTCCGGCGAATAGGTGATGTAGCCGACCTCAAAGACGCCGTGATCGGGCCTGATCTCCATCAGCCAGAGATGCCCCTTGGGCTTGCCGTCGGCCCTGTCGATGATCGCGAAGGGCACGATGCCCGACTTCGACACCATCATCGCCAGCAACTCGCGATAGGCCTCGCGCGTCTGCGGCGGATCCGCCGGCATCCACTGCCAGATGTGGTCGTGGCCGGCATTCACGGCCCAGATGTCGTCGAGATGGCGGGTGGGGTCGATCGGCTCGAGCCGGCAGTAGCGCCCCTCCAGCACACGCGCCGGCGGAAAGGGCGGCGCCGTCCAGTTCAGGACGGGATTGCCGTCGGCTGCCGGGGTCGCATGGCTCATGGCTTCGTCATCTCCTGCCAGCCGGTGAGATCGGCGAAGACCGACCACCCCGCGCCGAGTTCGGCCGCGACCGCCGCGGTGATGGTGTGGCCCTCGGCCTCCCAGGCGCGCTGCTCGGCGTCGCTGGGAAAGCGCGAGCGGGCCTCGGCATCCTCGTCGTAGATCGCGTCGAAGGCGTCCATCCAGGCTTCCAGCCGGTCCGCCAGATCCTCGCTCAGCCCGACATCCTCGGCATCGACGGCGCTTCGGCGGCCCTTGGCGTCGAGCGTCCAGAGGCCGCTCTGCCCGAGCCAGGCCGGCGCGATCAGCAGTGACCGGCTCATGAGCGCGCCTTCAGGTCTTCACGGAAGAACGGGTCGAGCCGCCGCGACGGCGCATTGCCAGCGAAACCCGCGAAGCTGCCGCCCTCCACGATCAGGCGGGTCGATTCGACGAAGCCCGCCCAGGCGGATCGCGCCGAGGCGGCGCCCGTCGACAGGCGGCGGACGCCCAGGGCTTCGAAATCGGCGACGGTCAGGCCGAAATCGGCGAAGACGACGACATTGACGGGCTTGCCGCCTGCCGCGGCGACGATCGCGGCGATCTGCTCGGCGCTTCGCGCGCCCGGCGCGTAGAGCACATCGGCTCCCGCCTCGCGATAGGCCTCGAGGCGCCGGACCGACTCCGCCTGCGCCTCGGGATGACCGGTCAGGAAGCACTCCGCCCGCGCCGTCAGCACCACGCCGGAACCGGTCTCGTCGATCGCCTTGCGCGCGGCGCGGACCCGGTCCACGGCGAGTTCGAACGGATAGAGCGGATCGCCCTCGCGCCCCGTCGCGTCCTCGATCGACAGCCCCGCGACTCC
Proteins encoded in this region:
- a CDS encoding SDR family oxidoreductase translates to MAGRLKGKVAVVTAAGQGIGRAIAEAFVAEGATVWATDKDVTLLEGIPKAKKRKLDVLSNKAVEAFAAKVGTIDILVNAAGYVHHGTVLDTDDKAWDFSFDLNVTSMHRTIKAFLPGMLAKGAGSIVNIASGAGSVRGIPNRYAYGTTKAAVIGLTKAVAADFIKKGIRSNAICPGTIQSPSLDQRIKDLATSTKTTEAAARQAFIDRQPMGRLGTAQEIAWLAVYLASDEASYTTGQIHLADGGFAL
- a CDS encoding GNAT family N-acetyltransferase; translation: MSHATPAADGNPVLNWTAPPFPPARVLEGRYCRLEPIDPTRHLDDIWAVNAGHDHIWQWMPADPPQTREAYRELLAMMVSKSGIVPFAIIDRADGKPKGHLWLMEIRPDHGVFEVGYITYSPELQRTRVATEAIHLCGGYGFALGYRRFEWKCNNLNEPSKRAALRFGFRYEGLFRQHMVVKGRNRDTAWFSILDSEWPAVNAAFEAWLDPGNFDSDGHQKARLESFRAAQA
- the denD gene encoding D-erythronate dehydrogenase, with protein sequence MHILVLGGAGMAGRKFIERLARDGALGGKPIAKVTAQDVVPAQAPKGAAFAFDAIVSDLSVPGEAEKLIASRPGLIVHLAAVVSGEAEADFEKGYKINLDGTRFLFEAIRLTGDGYKPRVVFTSSVAVFGAPFHDKIGDEFFTTPLTSYGTQKAICELLLSDYSRRGFFDGLSIRFPTICVRPGSPNKAASGFFSNIIREPLNGIDAVLPVSDQVRHWHASPRSAVNFLLHAATMDLAAVGPRRALNMPGYSCTVAEQIEALRKVAGDGVVARIKRVPDPVIDKIVEGWPRNFDPQRAIALGFKAESSFDEIIRIHIEDELGGTFVK
- a CDS encoding isocitrate lyase/PEP mutase family protein, encoding MAYSPQVDAFRALHESGCFVMPNPWDLGSARWLRGQGFKALATTSAGFAFTQGRADQDVPRDMMLAHIAEMVKAVPDVPVNADFENGYADTPDGVAANVKLCVATGVAGLSIEDATGREGDPLYPFELAVDRVRAARKAIDETGSGVVLTARAECFLTGHPEAQAESVRRLEAYREAGADVLYAPGARSAEQIAAIVAAAGGKPVNVVVFADFGLTVADFEALGVRRLSTGAASARSAWAGFVESTRLIVEGGSFAGFAGNAPSRRLDPFFREDLKARS